The Vibrio cyclitrophicus sequence GATCATCGTCGTATTGAGCGAATTGAAGATCTCATGGAACGTTTCACTCAAGAGTTTGAAGCGACACTTGTGCCTAAGATCAATGATGAATCTGAGCTACTAGCCAACATTCAACAGCTGCGTTCTCTGTATGAGAGCAACTTGATTCCAATTGAAAACTTGCTTGATCAAGCGTCAGCAAGTGAGCGTGCAGATACAGAGCAATCACTGCTTACGCTAACCGATACGTTTACTACCATTGAGCGCACTATCATGGTGTTGTCTGCGATTGCGATCGTATTTGGTTGTGTGATTGCGTATGTGTTGTCTAGCTCTATTACCAACCGCCTAACTCGTGTTGAACAAGTCGCGCGACGTGTAGCAAATGGTGACCTAACGGCAGGCGACATTATTGATGACTCTGGTGATGAACTGGCTGAACTGGCTAAGTCGATTAACCAGATGCAGAAATCATTGGTCGACCTACTGGGTTCTATCTCTTCAGTGACTCACCAAGTTCAATCGGTGACTGGCGAGCTATCGTCAATTAGCCAAGACATCGTGACGGGTGCATCAGCTCAGGCTGATAAAGCAAACCTGATAGCAACGGCTGCTGAAGAGCTAAGCTTGACCATTTCTGAAGTGGCTCAACAAGGTACTTCTACTTATGAAGAAGCGCGCCGCTCTGAAACTTCTGCAGAAGATGGCCGTAACGTGATTGTTGAGATGGTAGCGAGTATTCAACAAGTGTCGACTCAAATGAGCGATATGTCGCTGCAAATGAACACTCTGGGTTCTCACGGTGAGCAGATTGGTAGTGTTATCAAGGTAATCGAAGACATTGCTGAGCAAACTAACCTACTAGCTCTTAACGCTGCAATCGAAGCGGCTCGTGCGGGCGAATTCGGCCGTGGTTTTGCGGTGGTTGCCGATGAAGTACGCGCGTTAGCGGAGAGAACGACCAAAGCGACGCAAGAAGTGTCTGGCATCATTCAATCTATTCAGTCGGGTACGCAAGAAGCGGTCACTTACACTCAAGACAACTGTCGTTTGGTGGAGATTGGTGTAGAGCAAAGTACAGGGGCGGTATCCGCTCTAGAAGCAATTGTTAGCGGTGCGGGCAATGTACAAAGCATGGTCAACTCTATCGCGACTGCGGCAGAAGAACAGACGGCTGTGACTAAAGAGATTGCGGCTGATATTACGGCGATCAGTGATATTTCTGAGCAGTCTTTGCAACTGGCGACGCGTAGCTCTGAAAACACTTCAGGTTTGAATGCTAAGGTTGCTGAGTTAGAAGCACTGGTCGGTAAGTTCAAACTTGCTTAGTCCGTATTCAATCGGAACTAAAAACAGATTACCGAAAGCGGACAAATAAAGAGAAGCCCAATGATTCAATGTTAATTGAGTTAGTTGGGCTTTTTCGTAGCTGGAATCTGGGTTCAGACACGGTATACTCCACGTTCTACAATGGAGTAAGCCTTTACATGTTCGATATTCTTCTGAACCACTCTGATTTTTTACTTATCAATAAGCACCCCGGTGTCAGCGTCCACAAAGACGATGGCGATACTATGTTGCTTCAAGAAGTGGCTAAGGCAACCAATGAACCTAAGCTGTATCTCGTTCATCGCCTTGATAAAATGACCTCAGGCATTCTGCTGTTAGCAAAGAATTCTTCAGCGGCGAGTGAGCTTTCACAGCTTTTCGCAAAGCGTGAAGTCGAGAAGTATTACCTTGCGATTGGCTCTAAGAAGCCGAAGAAAAAGCAGGGTTTGATTTCTGGAGATATGGAGCGTTCACGACGCTCCAGTTGGAAACTACTGACCAGTAAAGAAAAACCAGCGATTACCCAATTTTTATCAGCAACGGCTGAACCCGGTGAGCGTCTACTTTTATGTAAACCTTATACTGGGCGAACTCACCAGATCCGTGTCGCGATGAAGTCGATCGGTTCCGCTATTGTTGGTGACCCTATTTACAACCCATCGAGTGAGGCGGACAGAGGCTATCTGCATGCCTTCGCGATTCGATTTACCTATCAATCACAAGCCTACGAATATGCCTGCGACCCAAGGAGCTTAGACTCTTTAGGAGATAAGTGGCATCAAGAAACCGTCTCTAACGGTTTGGACAGTTGGCTTGAACCTTGGTCATTAACTTGGCCAAAGCTAAACACTAAGTGAGTGAAATAATGGAAGCATCAGCTTTACCTCTGTTTTTTAGTCATATTGAACAGCAACTTAATGAAGTACCGAATGAACTGCGTCGTATCTTTCACGGTCGTGGTAAGTTTTGGCCAGGTCTAGAGCAACTGACATGTGATTGGGTTGATGGGCAATTACTGGTTAACGTATTCAAAGAAGTAGACGATGAGTTCTTGTCATCTCTTAAAGCTGGATTGGTTGACTTGACTAATAAAGACATCTGGCAAGCAAAGCAGGGCACAAGTATTGTTCTGCAACACCGTTATGCCGATGGTGCGCCTTCAGAAGTGCTGTGGGGCGAGCTAAACGACTCTCCAGTCGTGGTTGAGCACGGTCTTAAATATCAGCTCGACATTGGCCGTAATCAGAACTTCGGTTTGTTCCTAGACATGCGTAACGGTCGTCAGTGGGTACAAGATAATGCCAAGGGTAAGAATGTTCTTAACTTGTTCGCATACACTTGTGGCTTCTCTGTCGCAGCTATCGCTGGTGGCGCTCGCCAGTGCATGAACGTGGATATGTCACGTGGCTCGCTAAACAAAGGCCGCGATAATCACCGTTTGAATGACCACGACATGCGCTCGGTTAACTTCCTTGGTTACGACATCTTTAAGTCGTGGGGAAAAATCAAGAAAGGCGGCCCTTACGAGCTCGTTATCATCGATCCGCCTTCGTTCCAAAAAGGCAGCTTCGCGCTCACAAAAGACTACAAAAAGATCTTACGTCGATTACCTGAGCTTTTAACAGAAGGTGGTGAAGTGATCGCGTGTGTTAACTCACCAGCGGTTTCTCCTAACTTCCTTATTGAAACGATGGCAGAAGAAGCGCCAAACGTTGAGTTTATTGAGCGTCTAGACAACCCGCCTGAGTTTGTCGATGTCGATCTTGATTCAAGTCTTAAGGTTCTGAGGTTTAAGATTAGCGCTTGTGCTGACGCTTAATTGATTTTAAACATCAGTTAGAAAAAACGCCGCTCATATAGAGCTAATGCCGATCGTTTAAGAAGACTTGAACGATCTTGCAGTTAGCAGATAATCCCCATCAACAACGTTGATGGGGATTTTTTTTATGCTTGAACAAGAATTAGCAATGGCACACGAGACCATTGAAGATGCCGACAATTATGAATCTGTCGTCGACGCCATTCAGATTGAGTGGATAGAACAAGCTCTTCTTGAAACCAATAAAGCGAGCATAAGACGACGCCGACTTCCCGCTCAGCAAGCTGTCTGGTTAGTTATTTGGATGGGACTGCAACGCAACATGTCTATCAAAGAGGTATGCAGTTCATTAGACATCGCACTTCAGCCTAAACCTGAAGATAGTTGGTCTCGTGTTGCACCCAGTGTCCTAACTGATTCACGCCGACGTCTAGATGAGAGTCCGTTAGCGGCTCTGTTTCACACAACGGTAAAGGCTTGGCGCGAAGATATCCTTCAACAAGACAAAGACTTAGGGCTTAATGTTCTTGCTGTCGATGGGACAACATTTAGGTGTCAAGATTCCACAGAGAACGCTGAAGAATTTGGGTTCATCTCTAAAAAATTGAAACCTTACCCTCAACTTCGTTTAGTCGCTTTGATGTCAACAGAAACACGAATGATTATGGGGGCAGCTTTTGATGGTTGTCATGTCGGTGAAACGACCCTAGCCAAGCGCCTATTCAATGATATCCCCGCACACTCATTGACCTTATTTGATCGTTGTTATTTCTCGGCAGACCTTTTGTTGTCGTGGCAAGAGAGTGCGGAAAATGCTCACTGGTTAATGCCTGCAAAACGTAAGCTACGCTATGAAGTGTTGGAGAAATATGCTGAGAACGACATGCTCATCTCAATGCCTATCTCTCCTCAAGCTCAACGGCAGAATCCGAATTTACCCGCACGTTGGGAAGCCAGATTAGTCCTATATCAAGAGCCAAAAGGTGAGATAAAAGGTTTTATTACTTCACTTACAGACCCTAGTAGATACTCGCTAGAAAGCCTGCTGCGTATTTATTGGCAACGCTGGGAGATAGAAGAAGGTTATGGTGAAATTAAACAGACTCAACTGCAAAGTCACGTCACTTTACGAAGTCGTTTTTCTGCCGGAGTGAAGCAAGAGCTTTGGGGCGTATTACTTGCCTATAACTTAGTGCGATTAGAGATGGTTAAGATAGCTTCAGAAGCCGGGGTTCGAGCAACTAGGGTAAGTTTTACCGCCGCAATTAACCTTATTGATGCGCAATTACGTTGGCTAGCTTTAAGCCCAGACGGAACCCTACCAGTCAAACTTAAAAGGATGAGAGAAAGTCTGAGTCACTTCATTCTTCCGGATAAAAGAAAGGACCGAACGTTTCCACGTTCAGTCCTCTTTGTTCCAGCCAAATATCCGTTTAGGTTCAAGCAGTAATGCTTATCCGAACGGCATTAGCTCATATAGAGCGGCGTTTTAGTTTGTAAGGAATGGAGACTGAGACTAGTTGGTTTGATTTTTGAGGGTCTGGAACCCAAAATAAATACGCATAAACGTAGTCAACCAACATGCCGCACCAAAAGTATAAGCAATAACCGCAAAGTGTTGAGGCCAAATACAAAAGGCGATGAAACAGGTGATGGTCTCTGTGCCTTCAGTTAATCCAGACATGTAGTAGAGCGACTTGTGCTTATAAACAGGGTTCTCGATGCCTCGTTTGCCTGCCATCACTGCAAACGCTAAAAAGCTGCTGCCTGTGCCGATAAAAGAGAAGATCAAAAATGCACCGGCAATGGCGTTATGTTCTGGGTTGGCAATGACAAATCCAAAAGGGATCAGCGAGTAGAATAGGAAATCTAGGCTGATGTCGAGGAAGCCACCCGCATCACTGATGCCTTGTATTCGAGCCAAAGCGCCATCGAGCCCATCACATACTCTGTTGAATATAATGAAGCCTAACGCCCACTCATATTGTTGAAATGCTAACGCAGGAAATGCTAAACACCCAACCAGAAACCCGAATAGCGTGGTTTGATTAGCCGTGATACCAAATTGGTTCAACAACTTAGCTGACTGATTTAAGGGCCACTTAATGACCTTGATAGAGTACTTATCCAGCATTGCTACTTCTCCATGGCCAAGACAGTACTTGCGCCCCTTGAGGCACATCTGCGTCGTCGTGCGTCACCATCAGCGTGGGGATATTGGCTTTCCTCAACTGCTCAAACACCCAGTCGCGAAATTGCGCTCTTAACTCTTGGTCTAGCTTACTGAACGGCTCGTCGAGTAGGGCGAGTTTCGGCTTCGCCAATAACATACGAGTTAAACTTATTCTTGCGCGTTGACCACCGGATATTTGGTCAGGGAATGACCCTGCTAAGTGAGTCAGTTCAATGTCTTTTAATGCGGTCATCGCTTGTTGTTGGCGAGCCGAACCCTTAACTGAATTAGGTAGAGAGAACGCCAAATTCTCCCATACCTTTAGATGAGGGAACAACAAGTCATCTTGAAACAGAATTCCGACTTCACGTTGATGCGATGGCAAGCCGTCTAGCTGAATGTCGTTCAAAACAACGGTGCCAGAATACGAAAACTCATCATTCAAGTGACCCGCTACGGCGTCCAACAAGGTCGATTTTCCGCAGCCGCTCGGCCCCATCAAAGCCAATACTTGGCCTGATTCTAATGTTACGTTTAGCGCTGAAAACAGCGATACACCATCGTTTTTATGGATGGCGAGGTCGTTGAGGTGCAGACTCATTCGTTAGAAAACCTTTAAAAGTAAGACGGCGATATCTGAGTTGAAGTCGGCTGACCAATATCGCTAAAGAGAAAAAGAACAAAGGCAACAAGGCCTGCCAGATAGCATAAATTGCCGTTACCCTGCGGTCGAACCCACTGGTTAGGGCAACAGCTTCTGTTGTGATCGTGCTAATGCGACCTGCACCGAGCATTAATGTCGGCAGGTACTGAGCCAAACTCACACTGATCCCGACTGCCCAAGCGAAGGCGATGGCAGGCAGCAATATCGGCAGCTTAATGGAATACCAACTTTGAAATGGTGATTTACCTAGACTCAGCGAGGCTTTTATCAGGCCATCATTGAAGCTTTTCCAAGGCCCATCTAAAGACAAGTATACAAATGGAAAGGCGAAGAATACGTGTGCCCAAACTACCCAGAACTCATAAGCGCTGCTGCCAATATAAAGCGTGGTGACTTGCATACCAAACAACACCGAGAGTTGCGGTATCAACATTGGAATAGCGATAATAAAGCCCGGAACTTGCCACTTGTATTTGATTCTGTATTCGTGAGCAACCAGCGCAAGTAACAGAGCGACTGAAGCCGAAATCAGACCAATCCATAAGCTTTGACCAACGGTGCTCATGATGCCGTCCCACTCGAACTCCCAGAAGCGCATACTGTAGTGGCTCGGCAGTAAATCAGGGAAGCGCCAACGTTGGGCAACACTCCAAATCACCATCAATGGAATGATCAGCAATGACAGCGCAGCAAGCACAGTAAACACAGTTTTCCCCGGAAGGTTTGCGCCTGTTCTGCCTGAATACTGCCAAGTTCGAAAGTACTTAAGAATCGCCCATTCCACTAAACGCGCCAAGGCGATGATCAACGAAGCTAAACCAAATAAAACGATCGCGCCCGCAGCAGCTCGCGGGAGTAGGTTAAGGTCTGGATCGTTGAACCATTGCCATACCAAAACGGCAAAGGTCGGCGGGTTAGTTGGGCCAATGATCAGAGCAATATCGACAACCGAGACACTGTAAGCGAGTACCGCCAGCATTGGGAATCTAAGTTTGGTAAACCATTGTGGGAAAATACATTTCCACCAAATCTGAGCTCGGCTATAACCTAGAGAAGCACTTACCTTAGTGATACGCTCTACATCAATTTGTTGAAGTATCGAAATGCTCATCAACAACAAGAAAGGGACTTCTTTGAGTGCGAGCATAATGATCAAGCCGAACGCGTATGGGTCTTTCACCAATAACGCTAATTCAGAGCTCGTAGCCGATTCGCCGAACAAGTGATGTACGGCTCTTGCGCCAAGCCCCGTCGGACTGAACAGAAAAGCAAAGCCGATAGCGAAAGCCACATGTGGAACGGCAAGCATTGGCGATAGTGTTAACTCTATCTTTCTCCAAAACTTGTTTCCCCAAGAGGCTTGAAGAATACAAAAGGTCAGGAAGCAGGCTATGTAGCTGCTTGCAATCGCTGAGCCTAGGCTTAAGCCAATAGAGTGCCAAGCCCCTTCCCATTGAAATACTTGGTCAAAACCGTTGAGTGTTGGCTCATCTAAACCTAGGGGCGGGATGAAACTCAGTGACGAAGCCACCACTCCCGCTACCCCAGGAATGGTTGGGATAATGCACACAGCTATAACAACAAAATATAGAGCACGTAGCATGAAGACTAGTTACCGTATCGCTTAAGCCACTCTTTCTCGAGCGCGTTTTGCCAGCTTGGGTGTGGTTCATCAACCGACTTAAATTGCTGAGTATTTTTAGCACTGCCAGTGAGGTACTTGCTGTTCAATACTGAAGGATCGCCCCAAACATTAAGGTCACCCTTGCGAGATTGCGCTTCTGGGCTCAATAAGAAGTTGATGGTCACTTGAGCGCCTGAAGTTGCATTGGCATTCCAAGGGATTGCAAGGAAGTGAATATTAGATAGAGCGCCGCTTTCTAGAGCATAAGCCTTGGTGGTTTCGGCTAAACGGCCACTTGCTTGCGCTGAATATACAGAGTTTGGATTGAAGGTAATCGCGAGGTCGAGTTGTCCATCATCTAGAAGTTGGATGCTTTCTGATGTACCTGCTGGGAATTGTTTGCCACCACGCCATGCCAC is a genomic window containing:
- a CDS encoding CDP-alcohol phosphatidyltransferase family protein gives rise to the protein MLDKYSIKVIKWPLNQSAKLLNQFGITANQTTLFGFLVGCLAFPALAFQQYEWALGFIIFNRVCDGLDGALARIQGISDAGGFLDISLDFLFYSLIPFGFVIANPEHNAIAGAFLIFSFIGTGSSFLAFAVMAGKRGIENPVYKHKSLYYMSGLTEGTETITCFIAFCIWPQHFAVIAYTFGAACWLTTFMRIYFGFQTLKNQTN
- a CDS encoding TIGR01621 family pseudouridine synthase; protein product: MFDILLNHSDFLLINKHPGVSVHKDDGDTMLLQEVAKATNEPKLYLVHRLDKMTSGILLLAKNSSAASELSQLFAKREVEKYYLAIGSKKPKKKQGLISGDMERSRRSSWKLLTSKEKPAITQFLSATAEPGERLLLCKPYTGRTHQIRVAMKSIGSAIVGDPIYNPSSEADRGYLHAFAIRFTYQSQAYEYACDPRSLDSLGDKWHQETVSNGLDSWLEPWSLTWPKLNTK
- a CDS encoding class I SAM-dependent methyltransferase: MEASALPLFFSHIEQQLNEVPNELRRIFHGRGKFWPGLEQLTCDWVDGQLLVNVFKEVDDEFLSSLKAGLVDLTNKDIWQAKQGTSIVLQHRYADGAPSEVLWGELNDSPVVVEHGLKYQLDIGRNQNFGLFLDMRNGRQWVQDNAKGKNVLNLFAYTCGFSVAAIAGGARQCMNVDMSRGSLNKGRDNHRLNDHDMRSVNFLGYDIFKSWGKIKKGGPYELVIIDPPSFQKGSFALTKDYKKILRRLPELLTEGGEVIACVNSPAVSPNFLIETMAEEAPNVEFIERLDNPPEFVDVDLDSSLKVLRFKISACADA
- a CDS encoding methyl-accepting chemotaxis protein, which codes for MKLSVRKKLYAGFGSILAVLVTLVSIVWIEVIGAHKSADEIRMDDVPGTVTYLVLIDEAGDVYRDALGAIIQVDNALNDYRSNKNEFAQAIAQAKRLESRGSEDHRRIERIEDLMERFTQEFEATLVPKINDESELLANIQQLRSLYESNLIPIENLLDQASASERADTEQSLLTLTDTFTTIERTIMVLSAIAIVFGCVIAYVLSSSITNRLTRVEQVARRVANGDLTAGDIIDDSGDELAELAKSINQMQKSLVDLLGSISSVTHQVQSVTGELSSISQDIVTGASAQADKANLIATAAEELSLTISEVAQQGTSTYEEARRSETSAEDGRNVIVEMVASIQQVSTQMSDMSLQMNTLGSHGEQIGSVIKVIEDIAEQTNLLALNAAIEAARAGEFGRGFAVVADEVRALAERTTKATQEVSGIIQSIQSGTQEAVTYTQDNCRLVEIGVEQSTGAVSALEAIVSGAGNVQSMVNSIATAAEEQTAVTKEIAADITAISDISEQSLQLATRSSENTSGLNAKVAELEALVGKFKLA
- a CDS encoding thiamine ABC transporter permease, whose protein sequence is MLRALYFVVIAVCIIPTIPGVAGVVASSLSFIPPLGLDEPTLNGFDQVFQWEGAWHSIGLSLGSAIASSYIACFLTFCILQASWGNKFWRKIELTLSPMLAVPHVAFAIGFAFLFSPTGLGARAVHHLFGESATSSELALLVKDPYAFGLIIMLALKEVPFLLLMSISILQQIDVERITKVSASLGYSRAQIWWKCIFPQWFTKLRFPMLAVLAYSVSVVDIALIIGPTNPPTFAVLVWQWFNDPDLNLLPRAAAGAIVLFGLASLIIALARLVEWAILKYFRTWQYSGRTGANLPGKTVFTVLAALSLLIIPLMVIWSVAQRWRFPDLLPSHYSMRFWEFEWDGIMSTVGQSLWIGLISASVALLLALVAHEYRIKYKWQVPGFIIAIPMLIPQLSVLFGMQVTTLYIGSSAYEFWVVWAHVFFAFPFVYLSLDGPWKSFNDGLIKASLSLGKSPFQSWYSIKLPILLPAIAFAWAVGISVSLAQYLPTLMLGAGRISTITTEAVALTSGFDRRVTAIYAIWQALLPLFFFSLAILVSRLQLRYRRLTFKGFLTNESAPQRPRHP
- a CDS encoding IS4 family transposase, whose product is MLEQELAMAHETIEDADNYESVVDAIQIEWIEQALLETNKASIRRRRLPAQQAVWLVIWMGLQRNMSIKEVCSSLDIALQPKPEDSWSRVAPSVLTDSRRRLDESPLAALFHTTVKAWREDILQQDKDLGLNVLAVDGTTFRCQDSTENAEEFGFISKKLKPYPQLRLVALMSTETRMIMGAAFDGCHVGETTLAKRLFNDIPAHSLTLFDRCYFSADLLLSWQESAENAHWLMPAKRKLRYEVLEKYAENDMLISMPISPQAQRQNPNLPARWEARLVLYQEPKGEIKGFITSLTDPSRYSLESLLRIYWQRWEIEEGYGEIKQTQLQSHVTLRSRFSAGVKQELWGVLLAYNLVRLEMVKIASEAGVRATRVSFTAAINLIDAQLRWLALSPDGTLPVKLKRMRESLSHFILPDKRKDRTFPRSVLFVPAKYPFRFKQ
- a CDS encoding ATP-binding cassette domain-containing protein translates to MSLHLNDLAIHKNDGVSLFSALNVTLESGQVLALMGPSGCGKSTLLDAVAGHLNDEFSYSGTVVLNDIQLDGLPSHQREVGILFQDDLLFPHLKVWENLAFSLPNSVKGSARQQQAMTALKDIELTHLAGSFPDQISGGQRARISLTRMLLAKPKLALLDEPFSKLDQELRAQFRDWVFEQLRKANIPTLMVTHDDADVPQGAQVLSWPWRSSNAG